A DNA window from Ketobacter sp. MCCC 1A13808 contains the following coding sequences:
- a CDS encoding flagellin — protein MVDATDAGADILWGGDGNNITAVTNGIKTGELTISAQDTINIDTSTGGLGSEDADRTNVQATGSVANADVTTVEGANITMEAIDSALGQIDSFRADLGAVQNRFESTIRNLSAVSESLSASRSRVLDADFAAETANLSKNQVLQQAGISVLAQANALPQQALSLLG, from the coding sequence GTGGTTGATGCAACGGATGCTGGCGCTGATATTCTTTGGGGTGGTGATGGTAATAATATAACTGCGGTAACCAACGGCATCAAAACCGGTGAACTGACCATATCAGCGCAGGATACCATCAACATAGACACGTCCACAGGTGGTTTGGGTAGCGAAGATGCCGACCGCACAAACGTTCAAGCAACCGGTTCAGTTGCCAATGCAGATGTAACCACTGTTGAAGGCGCCAACATCACCATGGAAGCGATTGACAGTGCTCTGGGCCAGATTGACTCTTTCCGGGCAGATCTGGGTGCGGTTCAAAACCGATTTGAATCCACTATCCGAAACCTGTCAGCAGTGTCCGAAAGTCTGTCAGCTTCTCGTTCACGAGTACTGGATGCCGACTTTGCTGCTGAGACCGCTAACCTGTCCAAGAACCAGGTTCTGCAACAAGCAGGTATCTCGGTGCTGGCTCAAGCTAACGCCTTGCCACAACAAGCGTTATCACTGCTTGGATAA
- a CDS encoding flagellar protein FlaG: MINNSPSSIEVASGLTAKGVQTKPVDNPDKKIEVVSATEESTSVENKEVLSNAPVSMQDEEKALQQAIKASVAEVIPKVRELMQKNQRSLDFKVAEQENRVIITVIDKETDEVIRQIPPEDVIQIAKSMGQGIDDALLGILVDSYA; this comes from the coding sequence ATGATTAACAATAGTCCGTCCAGTATTGAAGTGGCGAGTGGCTTGACTGCGAAGGGGGTGCAGACTAAGCCTGTGGATAATCCGGATAAAAAAATCGAAGTGGTATCTGCAACAGAAGAATCGACTTCAGTAGAAAACAAAGAAGTCTTAAGCAATGCGCCGGTGTCCATGCAGGACGAAGAAAAGGCACTCCAGCAAGCGATCAAAGCCAGCGTTGCAGAAGTAATTCCGAAAGTTCGTGAGTTGATGCAGAAGAATCAACGAAGTTTGGACTTCAAAGTGGCAGAACAGGAAAACAGGGTCATAATTACAGTTATAGACAAGGAAACCGACGAAGTTATTCGTCAGATCCCCCCTGAAGATGTAATTCAGATTGCGAAAAGTATGGGGCAGGGTATTGATGATGCGTTGTTGGGTATTCTGGTTGATTCGTACGCCTAA
- a CDS encoding aminotransferase class I/II-fold pyridoxal phosphate-dependent enzyme, whose translation MSGYPITIPYLVPDMPAAAELLPFLSELDDTRWYSNFGPLAERLNNQIKETHFRTHTVHTLLCNSGTAALELGLKALNLKPGSQILIPSFTFPASANAVENCGFIPVFCDVDPVSWVLTPEIAKAALGYLDFDAVLPVAALGRPLPAGEWSRFFAETKIPVLIDAAPALGTQQVAENVHVAYSMHATKAFGVGEGGVLASYDGTLIQNARRYSNFGMDSTGMVVAAGTNAKISEYHAAVGLAQIERWQNLQLKRARIEMAYLNFHRVSADFWSLQSYSDSSGAPDRLVSLPSRNVRSAMPVKLHDDLKIGIKDVQALLATKGIETRLWYNPGLHNHGRWQHCRRIGADGKSILTVVDHLNNRVIGLPFHNFLAESDIRTVVHGLWQVLESDKISALTR comes from the coding sequence ATGTCAGGGTATCCCATAACGATTCCTTATCTGGTGCCGGACATGCCGGCGGCTGCTGAGTTGTTGCCTTTTTTGTCGGAATTGGACGATACCCGCTGGTACTCCAATTTTGGACCGCTGGCGGAACGCTTAAATAATCAGATCAAAGAAACTCATTTTAGAACCCACACTGTGCATACTTTGTTATGCAACTCAGGTACTGCCGCGCTCGAATTGGGACTGAAAGCACTCAATTTGAAGCCTGGTTCTCAAATTCTTATCCCGTCTTTTACGTTTCCGGCATCGGCAAATGCGGTGGAGAACTGCGGATTTATTCCCGTGTTTTGTGATGTCGACCCGGTCAGTTGGGTGCTTACACCGGAAATAGCCAAAGCCGCATTGGGCTATTTGGATTTTGATGCCGTGCTGCCAGTTGCTGCTCTGGGCAGGCCACTTCCTGCCGGAGAATGGAGCCGATTCTTTGCGGAGACTAAGATACCGGTGTTAATTGACGCTGCCCCGGCTCTGGGTACGCAGCAGGTGGCGGAAAATGTTCATGTTGCCTATAGCATGCACGCGACTAAAGCATTCGGTGTAGGAGAGGGTGGAGTGCTGGCAAGTTATGATGGAACACTTATACAGAACGCCCGCCGTTACTCAAATTTTGGTATGGACTCGACCGGTATGGTGGTGGCCGCGGGGACCAACGCGAAGATCAGCGAGTATCATGCTGCGGTGGGGCTGGCTCAGATTGAGCGTTGGCAGAATCTCCAGCTCAAGCGTGCCAGGATTGAAATGGCCTACCTGAATTTCCATCGGGTTAGCGCTGATTTTTGGTCATTGCAATCGTATTCGGATTCATCAGGCGCTCCGGATAGGCTCGTATCGTTGCCATCCCGCAATGTACGTTCAGCGATGCCGGTTAAATTGCACGATGATTTAAAAATTGGGATCAAAGATGTGCAAGCGCTTTTAGCTACCAAAGGCATCGAAACTCGACTTTGGTACAATCCCGGCTTGCACAATCATGGCCGTTGGCAGCATTGCCGGCGTATCGGAGCGGACGGCAAGTCTATTTTGACGGTTGTGGACCATTTGAATAATCGTGTTATCGGATTACCATTCCATAATTTTCTGGCAGAAAGTGATATTCGCACCGTTGTGCATGGCCTCTGGCAAGTGCTCGAAAGCGACAAAATATCTGCGTTAACCCGCTAA